In the genome of Candidatus Saccharimonadales bacterium, one region contains:
- a CDS encoding PadR family transcriptional regulator, with translation MNESSNLVDQSEVQMRKGMLVYCVLLLLKDGKVYTSEIIRSLRAAELIVVEGTLYPLLNRLAKDDLLAYEWQESEQGPPRKYYWLTDDGKKLLADLKTTYHRLHASINTLEKGSKNE, from the coding sequence ATGAACGAAAGTAGCAACCTAGTTGATCAGTCCGAAGTGCAGATGCGTAAAGGCATGCTTGTTTACTGCGTTCTGCTGCTATTAAAAGACGGCAAGGTCTATACCAGCGAGATCATTCGTTCCCTGCGCGCGGCCGAGCTGATTGTAGTAGAAGGCACGCTCTACCCTTTGCTTAACAGACTAGCTAAAGACGATTTGTTAGCCTATGAATGGCAAGAAAGCGAACAAGGCCCACCGCGCAAATACTACTGGCTGACTGACGACGGCAAGAAATTATTAGCAGATTTAAAAACTACTTATCATCGACTTCACGCATCAATTAATACTCTCGAGAAAGGTTCTAAAAATGAATGA
- a CDS encoding 3'(2'),5'-bisphosphate nucleotidase CysQ has product MDDNPPREKTTGNQKTMSAELTKAMQLAEQAGEILKKYHGTSFSVDYKRDEFDPVTIADRESDDLLRKGIGKEFPNDEILSEENPLQPSSYERRVWMVDPLDDTKGFVAGRDTPGVMIGLCEKSKPMLGVVYLPFRNEWYYAEAGKGAFRIKDGITEQLRVRRITDISEAILAGRNMLQKDVRPLDAAVAGLGFKNAFPEACFGGEIGLIAAGEADVAMQTSTRAGKWDTLAAQAILTEAGGVMSDIDGKALDYTKPDSHWNRYVIAAGTSELLQAILSKLKEVNKTAPKL; this is encoded by the coding sequence ATGGATGATAATCCTCCCAGAGAAAAGACAACGGGTAATCAAAAAACTATGTCTGCAGAGCTCACTAAAGCTATGCAGCTAGCGGAACAAGCTGGTGAGATCCTTAAGAAGTATCACGGCACCAGCTTTAGTGTGGATTATAAAAGAGACGAATTTGACCCGGTAACCATAGCCGATAGAGAGTCAGACGATCTATTGCGCAAAGGAATCGGTAAGGAATTTCCAAACGATGAGATATTGAGTGAAGAAAATCCTTTGCAACCAAGTTCCTACGAACGTCGTGTTTGGATGGTAGATCCGCTCGACGATACCAAAGGCTTCGTAGCCGGACGCGATACTCCGGGAGTAATGATAGGCTTGTGTGAAAAAAGTAAACCTATGCTTGGGGTTGTCTATTTACCTTTTCGTAATGAATGGTATTACGCCGAAGCTGGCAAAGGAGCATTCAGGATTAAAGACGGTATCACTGAGCAATTAAGGGTACGCCGGATAACTGATATTTCTGAAGCGATTTTAGCTGGACGCAATATGCTACAAAAAGATGTTCGCCCGCTAGATGCCGCGGTAGCTGGGCTCGGCTTTAAAAATGCATTTCCGGAAGCATGTTTTGGGGGTGAAATTGGGCTAATCGCAGCGGGGGAAGCGGACGTTGCTATGCAAACTAGCACAAGGGCAGGAAAATGGGATACCTTAGCCGCGCAGGCCATCCTCACCGAGGCCGGCGGCGTCATGAGTGATATAGATGGTAAGGCCCTTGATTACACCAAGCCAGACAGCCACTGGAATAGATATGTCATTGCTGCAGGTACATCTGAATTATTGCAAGCAATTCTTAGCAAACTAAAAGAGGTTAACAAAACAGCACCCAAACTCTAG
- a CDS encoding Xaa-Pro aminopeptidase, whose product MIAMLKPDFFANNRAKLRAAFPDDKLFLFTANLATQRTESSTYKFRQNNNFWYLTGISEPNVLLLMDGDKEFLVLPELDEVQLLFGGAINKERLSQVSGVDSFLTDAEARNRISGRNRVVTLVPLPAFNPSENSFSNPAERRLTDRIKRTLPKPDIIDARPVIAKMRSIKQDAEIQAIKAAIKISTVAFKKIEQGIDGFKNEKDIERLLSAEFALAGAEHAYDPIVASGINACTLHYNANSQPLSSGRAVLIDAGAELNNYAADITRTYFVGKSSIRQQEIYRAVAEIKKFALGQLKAGLAWRDYELANLDFAAEKLHELGVIKEKDRKLARRYYPHATSHSLGLEVHDVGIDHGQSLQAGMVITVEPGLYIKEEQIGVRLEDDVLITHQGIVNLAN is encoded by the coding sequence ATGATCGCGATGTTAAAGCCTGATTTTTTTGCCAACAACCGAGCCAAGCTTAGAGCCGCCTTTCCAGACGACAAGTTATTTTTATTTACGGCTAACTTAGCAACGCAGCGTACCGAATCCAGCACTTATAAATTTCGCCAAAACAACAACTTTTGGTATTTGACCGGAATCAGCGAGCCAAATGTTCTGCTTTTGATGGACGGCGACAAAGAGTTTTTGGTATTGCCCGAACTTGACGAAGTACAGCTGCTTTTTGGCGGGGCTATTAACAAAGAAAGATTGAGCCAAGTTTCCGGCGTAGATAGCTTCTTGACTGACGCCGAGGCTCGAAACAGGATTTCTGGCCGCAATCGTGTTGTGACATTAGTGCCGCTACCCGCTTTTAATCCAAGCGAAAACTCGTTCAGCAATCCCGCCGAACGCCGGCTAACTGACCGCATTAAAAGAACGTTGCCCAAGCCCGATATTATTGACGCGCGTCCGGTAATAGCCAAAATGCGCTCCATTAAGCAGGATGCCGAGATTCAGGCTATAAAGGCCGCGATAAAAATTTCTACGGTTGCCTTTAAAAAGATCGAGCAGGGAATTGATGGCTTTAAAAACGAGAAAGACATTGAACGGCTTTTGAGCGCCGAGTTCGCCCTGGCTGGAGCCGAGCACGCCTATGATCCAATTGTTGCTAGTGGCATAAACGCCTGCACGCTTCACTATAATGCCAATAGTCAGCCGCTATCATCTGGCCGAGCTGTGCTGATTGATGCCGGCGCCGAACTTAATAATTACGCGGCTGACATCACCCGGACTTATTTTGTTGGTAAGTCATCTATCCGCCAGCAAGAGATTTATCGAGCAGTCGCCGAAATTAAAAAGTTCGCTCTCGGCCAGCTAAAGGCAGGCCTAGCTTGGCGCGACTATGAGCTGGCTAACTTGGACTTTGCAGCCGAAAAACTGCATGAACTCGGCGTAATTAAAGAAAAGGACCGCAAACTAGCTCGCCGCTATTATCCGCATGCCACCAGCCATTCGCTGGGACTGGAAGTCCATGATGTCGGCATTGACCACGGGCAGTCTCTGCAGGCCGGCATGGTAATTACCGTTGAGCCGGGCCTTTACATTAAGGAAGAACAAATCGGCGTCCGGCTAGAAGACGATGTGCTTATCACCCACCAGGGCATAGTTAACCTGGCTAATTAA
- a CDS encoding PspC domain-containing protein: MNEVTKVHLGRQAFTISIAAQKELRAYLDAIAKQVDDDDVADEVELRLAELLSERGVTGDKVILPADVKNLKEQLGDPKDFKEDDSSAKTHANAPSERRLFRDPSKAWVAGVASGIAAYFGVDALLIRILFIIGTFAWGGSILLYIVLWLLVPEAKTSSDRLQMAGKPITVESLKEVVERADVKGTVHRASGNLAEPASRVRDGVNGIFSLIVKIIGIGLTLWGLVILIGLAFCGVYLAVHGNVVYDNLFPVGLKEHLLVYLAGFVGTMMGIFIILFGMAVFRRKWPIRGWITGVLVGLTLIGLVGGGALAADTVPNVRDRYNAHLHTVVRPLKSFSSVVVNGQNASVNFQTANNYSVSLQYFDNANVGAIKTNVKDGVLTIDSTNFDWHRNCPNWCIPDTYNMVVTVYSPNVPSVNMTSGDRAVFGPNYYVKPMPVPMPVLNN; encoded by the coding sequence ATGAATGAAGTAACCAAAGTACACCTCGGCCGACAGGCGTTCACTATATCCATAGCTGCTCAAAAAGAACTGCGCGCCTATCTAGACGCCATTGCTAAGCAAGTTGACGATGACGACGTTGCCGACGAAGTCGAGCTACGCCTGGCCGAGCTGCTAAGCGAACGCGGCGTAACCGGCGACAAAGTAATTTTGCCAGCCGACGTTAAGAACCTAAAAGAACAGCTGGGCGACCCCAAAGATTTTAAAGAAGACGATAGTTCAGCCAAAACCCACGCCAACGCACCAAGCGAACGGCGCTTGTTCCGTGACCCATCTAAAGCCTGGGTAGCGGGCGTGGCTAGCGGCATAGCCGCCTACTTTGGCGTTGACGCATTGCTTATAAGAATCTTATTTATAATCGGCACCTTTGCCTGGGGCGGCAGTATTCTGCTTTATATCGTATTGTGGCTGTTGGTTCCGGAAGCCAAAACTAGCAGCGACCGACTGCAAATGGCCGGTAAACCGATAACCGTAGAAAGTCTGAAGGAAGTGGTGGAGCGTGCCGATGTCAAAGGCACCGTTCATCGGGCCAGCGGCAACCTGGCCGAACCCGCCAGTCGCGTGCGCGACGGCGTGAACGGCATCTTTAGCCTAATCGTAAAAATAATTGGCATTGGCCTTACGCTGTGGGGCCTAGTGATACTGATTGGCCTGGCATTCTGCGGAGTTTACCTAGCAGTGCACGGCAATGTTGTTTACGACAACCTCTTCCCTGTTGGTCTTAAAGAGCACTTGCTAGTTTATTTGGCCGGTTTTGTAGGCACCATGATGGGAATATTCATAATACTGTTTGGCATGGCGGTGTTTAGGCGCAAGTGGCCAATTCGCGGCTGGATTACCGGTGTGCTAGTTGGATTAACACTAATCGGCCTAGTTGGCGGCGGAGCTTTGGCAGCCGATACCGTGCCGAACGTGCGCGACCGCTACAACGCCCATCTGCACACCGTAGTCCGACCACTCAAATCATTTAGTAGCGTAGTGGTGAATGGCCAGAACGCCAGCGTGAACTTTCAGACCGCGAACAACTATTCTGTGAGCCTGCAGTACTTTGACAACGCTAATGTTGGCGCCATTAAAACCAATGTAAAAGATGGCGTACTCACTATTGATTCGACCAACTTTGACTGGCACCGCAACTGCCCTAATTGGTGCATACCAGATACGTACAACATGGTTGTTACGGTCTATTCGCCAAACGTGCCGTCGGTAAATATGACCTCAGGCGACAGGGCCGTTTTTGGCCCGAATTACTACGTTAAGCCTATGCCCGTCCCTATGCCTGTTCTCAATAACTAA
- a CDS encoding dihydrofolate reductase family protein, translating into MRKIVVISMISLDGVMQAPGGPKEDTSGGFKLGGWTWPYSDKISQKIYKDEFSGEYDLLLGRKTYDLWVNYWPKQKGPIADPFNKATKYVVSHHGDGLTWEKSVLIDGDVVAKLKELKSQHGPMLYVQGSGNMIQTLLKNDLVDELWLRIYPLTLGSGKKLFAEGTIPAAFKLTDFKTNSKGIIFAYYKKAGEVKTGTVV; encoded by the coding sequence ATGAGAAAAATAGTTGTTATATCAATGATAAGTCTGGATGGGGTCATGCAAGCGCCGGGCGGGCCTAAGGAAGATACCAGCGGTGGCTTTAAGCTGGGCGGCTGGACCTGGCCGTATTCGGATAAAATCTCGCAGAAAATCTATAAGGACGAATTCAGCGGTGAGTACGACCTGCTGCTTGGCCGTAAGACCTACGACCTATGGGTGAATTATTGGCCAAAACAGAAAGGGCCGATAGCTGACCCATTTAATAAAGCTACAAAATACGTTGTTTCGCACCATGGTGATGGCCTGACCTGGGAAAAATCCGTATTGATTGACGGCGATGTAGTAGCCAAGCTAAAAGAGTTAAAAAGCCAGCACGGACCAATGCTCTACGTACAAGGCAGCGGCAATATGATCCAGACTTTGCTTAAAAACGATTTGGTAGACGAGTTGTGGCTGCGGATTTACCCGTTAACGCTGGGCAGCGGCAAGAAGCTGTTCGCCGAAGGCACCATACCAGCGGCATTTAAGCTGACAGACTTCAAAACCAATTCAAAAGGCATTATCTTTGCCTACTACAAAAAAGCTGGCGAAGTTAAGACGGGCACAGTCGTTTAA
- a CDS encoding AAA family ATPase, with the protein MSCETIERMYEQPPEPAVFLITGPSAAGKSTVAERLAQRFEQGVHIEGDSFRRHIVSGRADMTPEPSPEALTQLRLRYELGAMAADSYFKQGFTVVLEDVIAGEYLIEYSRLVKSRPLYVVCLLPSLTSIQTREEHRRTNGYDHFSVQQLHDLFANHTPRIGLWLDTSSHSVDETVDELVARTDEAKV; encoded by the coding sequence GTGAGCTGTGAGACAATCGAACGTATGTACGAACAGCCCCCTGAGCCGGCGGTCTTCCTTATTACTGGCCCATCGGCAGCCGGTAAATCGACAGTCGCTGAACGCCTAGCGCAGAGATTCGAGCAGGGCGTTCATATTGAGGGCGACTCATTCCGGCGGCATATCGTCTCCGGCAGGGCCGATATGACACCAGAACCATCACCAGAAGCTCTGACACAACTCCGACTTCGATATGAGCTGGGCGCAATGGCCGCTGACTCATACTTCAAGCAAGGTTTCACCGTAGTGCTTGAAGATGTCATCGCAGGCGAATACCTCATTGAGTACTCGAGGCTCGTGAAGAGCCGCCCGCTGTACGTCGTCTGCCTGCTCCCCTCACTGACATCGATACAGACTAGAGAAGAGCACCGTCGCACCAACGGTTACGACCATTTCTCAGTTCAGCAATTGCACGATCTGTTTGCTAATCACACGCCACGCATTGGATTGTGGCTGGACACGTCTAGCCATTCTGTAGACGAGACAGTAGATGAACTCGTTGCACGAACTGATGAGGCCAAGGTCTAA
- a CDS encoding peptide ABC transporter substrate-binding protein — protein MRGIDQATKRRFKRSFRQKRRNTLESVYQADDKIEKLLIRRFDRLVYVRRFVFLWILIFAVMILITIGQIRGLSAYYQTLKPIPGGLYTEGLLGNFTNANPLFATGAADTAVSRLVFSGLFKYDASNNLVGALATGYDLDASQKVYTVHLRHGVTWQDGKPFTADDVVYTYSTIQNINAQSALYSSWQGINVIKKDNYTVVFQLPDALSSFPYSLTNGIVPKHLLNKIPLEQLRSAPFNTDPVGTGPFVWKYVEVTGSTVDSRQQRISFSANSKYWGGKPKLDGLSLITFNGDDQMISAFEKKQLNAMSGLDTVPPELASDNSVQVYNTPLTTAVMAFYNNSKPALNDVNVRKALSAGVDRGRLVNLLGSPVKLVDEPLLKGQLGYDPKAAEPAYSISSADNYFKQAGYTKGGDGLWQKGGQPLELTISAQNTANYTHVAEFLQEQWNKLGVKININYYSSDDLQTSIIGGHDYDILLYGVSIGVDPDVFAYWDSSQASLTSQGHLNLSEYKSKAADTDIEAGRTRSDPTIRAVKYRAFDAQWASDMPALGLYQPNYLYVTRGPVFNYERKADNFSSDRFYNVADWEIRQQRVTNP, from the coding sequence ATGAGAGGTATCGATCAAGCAACTAAACGCCGCTTTAAGCGCAGCTTCCGCCAAAAACGTCGGAATACGTTAGAGTCTGTTTATCAAGCTGACGATAAAATTGAGAAATTACTCATTCGTCGCTTTGATCGGCTAGTTTACGTGCGCCGATTTGTATTCTTGTGGATCCTAATTTTTGCCGTTATGATTTTGATTACCATTGGTCAAATTCGTGGCCTGTCTGCTTACTACCAAACGCTCAAACCAATTCCCGGCGGCTTATACACCGAAGGTTTACTGGGTAACTTCACCAATGCCAATCCGCTGTTTGCTACCGGCGCGGCCGACACGGCTGTTTCGCGACTGGTTTTTTCTGGCCTTTTTAAGTACGACGCCTCTAATAATTTAGTTGGTGCTTTAGCTACCGGCTACGACTTAGATGCTTCACAAAAAGTTTACACCGTGCACTTGCGTCACGGGGTTACCTGGCAAGACGGCAAACCATTCACGGCCGACGACGTAGTCTACACATACAGCACGATCCAAAATATCAATGCTCAATCAGCGCTTTATAGCAGTTGGCAGGGCATAAATGTTATCAAAAAAGATAACTACACCGTAGTGTTTCAGCTGCCCGATGCACTGAGCTCTTTTCCTTATTCGCTAACCAACGGCATTGTGCCCAAGCATCTGTTAAATAAAATCCCGCTCGAGCAGCTTAGAAGCGCGCCGTTCAACACCGATCCAGTCGGCACCGGCCCCTTTGTTTGGAAGTATGTAGAGGTTACCGGCAGCACAGTTGATTCACGCCAACAACGCATTAGTTTTTCGGCCAACTCTAAATACTGGGGGGGTAAACCAAAGCTCGATGGCTTAAGTCTGATTACCTTCAATGGCGACGATCAGATGATTAGCGCTTTTGAAAAGAAACAGCTTAATGCCATGAGTGGTCTAGATACCGTACCGCCCGAACTCGCCAGCGATAACTCGGTCCAAGTTTATAACACCCCGCTAACCACTGCGGTCATGGCCTTTTATAATAATTCCAAGCCGGCGCTAAATGATGTTAATGTGCGCAAAGCTTTGTCCGCTGGGGTTGATCGTGGGCGGTTGGTTAATCTATTGGGCTCACCGGTTAAGCTTGTAGATGAACCATTGCTAAAAGGCCAATTAGGCTATGATCCAAAGGCTGCCGAACCGGCTTACAGTATTAGCTCGGCGGACAATTACTTTAAGCAAGCCGGTTACACCAAGGGTGGCGATGGCTTGTGGCAGAAGGGCGGCCAGCCGCTGGAGTTGACTATTAGTGCCCAAAACACTGCTAACTACACTCATGTTGCGGAGTTCTTGCAAGAGCAGTGGAACAAGCTTGGTGTCAAAATTAACATCAATTACTACAGCAGCGATGATTTGCAAACTTCAATAATTGGCGGCCACGATTACGACATTTTGCTTTACGGCGTCAGCATTGGAGTTGATCCAGACGTGTTTGCTTATTGGGATAGTTCCCAGGCGAGCCTAACTAGCCAAGGTCATCTGAACCTGAGCGAGTATAAATCCAAGGCCGCCGATACGGATATCGAAGCTGGCCGTACCCGTTCAGATCCAACAATTAGGGCGGTGAAGTATAGAGCTTTTGATGCTCAATGGGCTAGCGATATGCCAGCCCTGGGACTTTATCAGCCAAACTATCTATACGTAACCCGCGGGCCGGTATTTAACTATGAGCGCAAAGCCGACAATTTTTCTAGCGACCGTTTCTACAATGTGGCCGATTGGGAGATCCGCCAGCAGCGAGTCACTAACCCTTAA
- a CDS encoding phage holin family protein: MTKHLLTRFLLRWAVSSLGLFIAAGILGDNNFGIGDNFTGQVLIAGLVLSIVNMAIKPFLIILSFPAIVLSLGLFMLIVNGAVILLASWIDNAIYVRNFGVAIVVGIILGLVNFLVTRILEDK; this comes from the coding sequence ATGACAAAGCACCTCCTGACCCGCTTTTTGTTGCGCTGGGCTGTGTCTAGCTTGGGTCTTTTTATTGCTGCCGGTATTCTAGGCGACAACAACTTTGGAATTGGTGATAATTTCACCGGTCAGGTTTTGATAGCTGGTCTTGTTCTGTCGATAGTCAACATGGCCATTAAGCCGTTTTTAATTATTTTGTCTTTTCCGGCGATTGTCTTAAGCCTCGGACTATTCATGTTGATAGTTAACGGTGCAGTTATTTTGCTAGCTAGCTGGATAGATAACGCAATTTATGTACGCAACTTTGGCGTGGCTATCGTTGTTGGCATAATTTTGGGCTTGGTTAATTTTTTAGTAACGCGGATTTTGGAGGATAAATAA
- the secG gene encoding preprotein translocase subunit SecG produces MSAWNYITIVSVVLLTILILVQTRGASLGAGLGGGSEVNTVRRGSDKTLHQLTIIMVFVFGASIIVGIVAK; encoded by the coding sequence GTGAGTGCCTGGAATTATATAACAATCGTCAGTGTAGTTTTGCTAACCATTTTAATTTTGGTCCAGACTCGCGGGGCGTCTTTGGGAGCCGGCTTAGGTGGCGGCAGCGAGGTGAATACAGTTCGCCGCGGTTCAGATAAAACCCTGCACCAACTGACCATTATCATGGTATTCGTCTTTGGGGCGAGCATCATAGTCGGCATAGTGGCTAAATAG
- a CDS encoding DUF3761 domain-containing protein gives MFNEPEYGYILSDETGSIKVAPFHGNVGYEYEITGEVIGSGEYATLYNPEVISHDDKPDLHRYQAKYEVYNPVGESPFARMVAKEKAREEEEEKQRKILIIGGVILVGILFWWFALHNGGHATAICNDGHTSYSRHHSGTCSDHGGVQEWLDGSDGSASNNQ, from the coding sequence ATGTTTAATGAACCTGAGTATGGATATATTTTGTCAGACGAAACAGGCTCCATTAAGGTAGCGCCCTTTCATGGCAATGTTGGGTATGAATACGAAATTACAGGGGAGGTCATTGGCAGCGGTGAGTATGCCACACTTTATAATCCAGAAGTAATTAGCCATGACGACAAACCTGACCTCCACAGATACCAGGCGAAGTACGAAGTGTACAACCCAGTTGGGGAAAGTCCATTTGCAAGGATGGTAGCAAAAGAAAAAGCACGAGAAGAAGAGGAAGAAAAGCAGCGGAAGATTTTGATTATTGGAGGTGTCATTCTGGTTGGCATATTGTTCTGGTGGTTTGCTTTACACAACGGCGGACACGCTACCGCTATCTGTAACGACGGCCATACTAGCTATAGTAGGCATCATAGTGGTACATGTTCGGACCATGGCGGTGTACAAGAATGGCTGGACGGCTCGGATGGTTCAGCTAGTAATAATCAATAA